Genomic DNA from Enterococcus saccharolyticus subsp. saccharolyticus:
TCATCGCTTGTAACGCTTCTTTTCGAGTCTTGATACCCGCCAATGATAACTCATATTCCTGCCATACTACTGCCGCTACGTCTTTTGCTTCATATTGCACCGTTACACCATCTAGCGTAACTAATTGAATGCCCGTTTCTTTCTCTTTTTGCGTATGCCCTTGTGGCGTTCCTGGATAAATAATTGGTGGATTATCAGATACGACTGTCGGCACATGAATATGCCCTAATGCCCAGTAGTCATAGTTTTTTTGGCGCATTTCTTGCACTTGAAACGGTGCATAACGCTCTCCATTGCTATCCCCATGATACATACCGATATGATACGGTGCTTGTTTTTGAGGAAATTCATTCACTTTAGATGTTGTAATCCAAGGGTGTTGATAGCTAAACCCGCTAATAGCATATTGTTCACCCGTTTTTGTCTCACCGTGAATGGTTGTTACTTGTTCTTCTGTAAACAGATGAATATTCTCTGGAAAGTCAAACCAGTAGCGTTCATTTTCAAAATAATCATGATTGCCAAAAATCATATACACAGGAATATCCTGTTCTTTCAATCGATTCATTTGTTTAAAAAACTGATGTTGTGTTTTTAAACTCGGACGATTTTGATGGAAAATATCTCCTGCAAATAACAAAAAATCGACCTGTTCTTCTAAAGCAAGGGTGACGATTTTTTCCAATACTTGGTTATTTACAAGAGGTAACGCTTTGACTTGCGCAATTAAATGTAGCCCTTCAAACGAGCGATCAAAATGTAAATCTGCACAATGAATAAATCGCAACATAATTCAAAACCCTCCTCTTTTTCCTATTATTTTACCATTTTTTCACTTTCTAGTCAGCAAAACACGAAAATTCGTTCGCCTCTACTGTTTTTTTGACCTCCCCATCATCATTACCTCGGTAAAACAATGCGCTTACGCAGAAAAAAATAAAAATATAGAGATTATTCAAGCTTTCTTGTGAAATTTATGATAGAATCTACCTATTGAAATACTTAGATAATCCCTAAGTAATTACTAGGTAAAGGAGAAATAAAAATTATGGCAGAACAAACAGGCAAAACACTGACTCAATTAGCGAATGAATTAGGCGTATCTCGCGATAAAATAATCTATCGTTACAAGAAATTACCTGAAGATCATTACTATAAAGAAAACAACACTATTTACATTAAAGAAAATGGGGTTCAACGCATTATTGATGAACTAGGGGAAGACATCAATGAGGAAACACCTCAACAGGAAGTAAGTAGCCCAATTAATGATTATTTAATTGAGCAATTAGCGAAAAAAGATGAGCAAATTGAGCAATTACAAAAACTAATCGATCAACAACAACAATTAAATGCCGAAGATAAAAAATTAATCAAAGAATTGCATCAATATTTCGCTTTAGAAGCACCGAAAGAATCAAATGAAGAAGAAGACAAACGTTCAGCAGAGCTAGAAGCACAAGTTGCTAAATTAGAAGAACAAATGAAAAAAGCAGAAGCTCTATCAACTGAAAAAGAGCAATTAGAAAAAGAATTAGCGGACTTGAAAGCTGATTTAGAAGCCAAACAAAAGAAATGGTACCAATTCTGGAAAAAGAAAAATTAAAAAAAAGGAGTAGCATGCTGTTGCATGCCGCTCCTTTTTAATTAGTCTTGGTATAATTCTCTTAAAGGTGTCATGATGATACGATTTAAATCGTTAATCACAGTACTAAATGATTGTTCCACACGCATTAAATCAGCAATCAATGCTTCTTTTTGAATTTCTTCAGCTAATGCTTGTGCTTGTTGTGCATCCTCATCAGTCATTTCTTCACCAGCAGCCATTTTTTGTTGTAGTGACATTTGGAATTCTTGGAATTGTTTGAACAGACCAAACGCTTGTTCATCTGCTTTTAGTTTAGCAAATGTATCGCTTAATTCTTGGAATTGCTCCATTTCACGAATTTCACGTTCTAATTGATTGGCTGTATCATAAATGTTAGACATAATTGTCCCTCGCTTTTCTTTAAAGATATCCATATTGTAACATGTTCTATTTCATGTGGCTAATGCTTATCTTAGTCTATCCCGAATTCCCCGGAATAGGTCTTTAGCACCTTCTGTGACTTTTTCGCCGAATTTTTGCATGCCTTCTTTGGCATCTTCGGTAAATTTATCTAAGTCGTCTTGCCATGGTTGTTTTTCTTCTGGCGTTGTCTGTTCTTCTGGTGCTTCGTCTGGTGACATTACTTGACCATCTGTCCAATAAGCGTCAGCAACAGCAAAATTAGTACCCGTTGTATAAGGTAAAATCCCTTCTGCCTGAGCTTTGAAAATTGGCCCCACTGTTTCACCACTGGTTCCGACTAAATAATGGTCTTTACTGGTTTTTTCAAATCCCAACCAAGTAGAAATGACCACATCTGGTGTATAACCTACAATCCATTGGTCATTATTTTTTGAAGCATCAAAATTCGTTTCAGTTGTTCCTGTTTTACCAGCAACAGTATAGTTATAAGGTGCAGCTTCCATCGCTGTTCCATTTGAGAAGGTCCCTAATAACATACTTGTCATTTCATCGGCTGTCTCTTTAGAGATGACTTTCTTGCCTTTTGGTTGGGTGTTATCGACAATCACCGCACCGGTTGAGTCGATAATTTTCGTGATCAAATGCGGTGTATATAAAGTTCCACCATTGGCAAAAACACCATACGCGCCAGCCATCGTCATTGGAGAAACACCGTATTCTAATCCTCCTAATGCGACACCCCAATACTTATCAGATTCGGTCAAATTCAAACCAAATGCTTTCGCTTTATTGTATCCTTTGTCCAGCCCAATTTCATGTAACAACCACACTGCTGGCAAGTTTAAACTACGCGCAACAGCTTGATACATTGGCACTTCATTTTCATAGGTTCCACTGTAGTTTTTTGCCTCATAATAACTTTGTGGTTCATCTTTTAAAATACTATCTGGTTTGTAGCCAGCTTCTAGTGCAGGAGCATACACACTCAATGGTTTAATGGTTGAACCTGGTGAACGTTTCATGTCTGTCGCAAAGTTAAATCCTCTAAAGGTGTAGTCCCCACGACGACCAATTAATCCACGAACCCCACCTGTCGCAGGATCTAACGCTACAGAAGCAGATTGTACCATCGTACCGTCTTCAGC
This window encodes:
- a CDS encoding metallophosphoesterase family protein, which translates into the protein MLRFIHCADLHFDRSFEGLHLIAQVKALPLVNNQVLEKIVTLALEEQVDFLLFAGDIFHQNRPSLKTQHQFFKQMNRLKEQDIPVYMIFGNHDYFENERYWFDFPENIHLFTEEQVTTIHGETKTGEQYAISGFSYQHPWITTSKVNEFPQKQAPYHIGMYHGDSNGERYAPFQVQEMRQKNYDYWALGHIHVPTVVSDNPPIIYPGTPQGHTQKEKETGIQLVTLDGVTVQYEAKDVAAVVWQEYELSLAGIKTRKEALQAMKDFFQTSERQLIKFSLTETEHLPIDWLNNREKPELIAYLNAYLASKHFEQIVYQLEINQVPENEKLVLTGKDVMAQLLMSYQTEEVFETIIEELVTHPLIKRTISPQALKEETLEKVKTTLAQEFCWSEEEK
- a CDS encoding DUF536 domain-containing protein, which translates into the protein MAEQTGKTLTQLANELGVSRDKIIYRYKKLPEDHYYKENNTIYIKENGVQRIIDELGEDINEETPQQEVSSPINDYLIEQLAKKDEQIEQLQKLIDQQQQLNAEDKKLIKELHQYFALEAPKESNEEEDKRSAELEAQVAKLEEQMKKAEALSTEKEQLEKELADLKADLEAKQKKWYQFWKKKN
- a CDS encoding PBP1A family penicillin-binding protein, with amino-acid sequence MDFQRFLATIKKYLGIIKEYLIRFWQWVKPYLIQFHQWRKRVWKKYHVNKIIILFALVGALVMSIYLFYIAKTTKVSELESGLRESTIIYDKDNQEAGRMSAQKGTYVDLEHVSPYVVDAVISTEDRSFYSHHGFDIKGIGRAAVRMVINRSTSGGGGSTITQQLAKNAYLTIDQTFNRKAKEIFLAIEIEKKYSKDEILAMYLNTSYFGNGVWGIQDASQKYFGVNATDLTIGEAATLIGMLKGPSIYNPIDEPEAATNRRDTILQLMVENGKLDQALADQESQVAITDLLYDTYDQTDAGYQYPYYFDAVINEAEREYGIEDDDLMNRGYKIYTSLDQNYQNAMQDTYAENGYFPPNAEDGTMVQSASVALDPATGGVRGLIGRRGDYTFRGFNFATDMKRSPGSTIKPLSVYAPALEAGYKPDSILKDEPQSYYEAKNYSGTYENEVPMYQAVARSLNLPAVWLLHEIGLDKGYNKAKAFGLNLTESDKYWGVALGGLEYGVSPMTMAGAYGVFANGGTLYTPHLITKIIDSTGAVIVDNTQPKGKKVISKETADEMTSMLLGTFSNGTAMEAAPYNYTVAGKTGTTETNFDASKNNDQWIVGYTPDVVISTWLGFEKTSKDHYLVGTSGETVGPIFKAQAEGILPYTTGTNFAVADAYWTDGQVMSPDEAPEEQTTPEEKQPWQDDLDKFTEDAKEGMQKFGEKVTEGAKDLFRGIRDRLR
- a CDS encoding YlbF family regulator, with the protein product MSNIYDTANQLEREIREMEQFQELSDTFAKLKADEQAFGLFKQFQEFQMSLQQKMAAGEEMTDEDAQQAQALAEEIQKEALIADLMRVEQSFSTVINDLNRIIMTPLRELYQD